In Oryza sativa Japonica Group chromosome 3, ASM3414082v1, one DNA window encodes the following:
- the LOC107276699 gene encoding protein NUCLEAR FUSION DEFECTIVE 4 → MAFGVSGPGSGDGVAAAARFGAHVVRGRWFMFFASILIMAAAGGTYIFGIYSKAIKTSLGYDQQTLNTLSFFKDVGANVGVLPGLINEVTPPSVVLAAGAAMNLAGYLMIYLAVSGRTPRPPVWLMCLYIAVGANSQSFANTGALVTAVKNFPEDRGVVLGLLKGFVGLSGAIFTQLYRAIYGADDDGASLVLLMAWLPAAISLLFIPTIRIMPRDAAAAGADARRRRERKAFFYFLYASIVLAVYLLVMNVVELEVVGFPKPAYYVTATVLLLLIFFPLVIVVKQELNTYLQPPPPPTTTSSTVDEKKEHDGGGGEDDKPVACMQDVFRPPARGEDYTILQALFSVDMAVLFVATICGIGGTLTAIDNMGQIGQSLGYPQRSISTFVSLVSIWNYAGRVAAGFGSEYVLAAYKLPRPLALTAVLLLATAGHLLIALGVGNGLYAASVILGFCFGAQWPLLFAIISEVFGLKYYSTLYNFGAVASPVGSYILNVRVTGHLYDREAERQLAAAGGGAAARRGSRDLTCAGVRCFRVSFLIIAAVTLLGAAVSLLLAWRTRKFYRGDLYGKFREVAMAGGEEGGARQVKVDDEASGSSGGGGNGTTKV, encoded by the coding sequence GTCGATCCtgatcatggcggcggcgggcggcacgTACATCTTCGGCATCTACTCCAAGGCGATCAAGACCTCGCTGGGCTACGACCAGCAGACGCTCAACACGCTCAGCTTCTTCAAGGACGTCGGCGCCAACGTCGGCGTCCTCCCGGGCCTCATCAACGAGGTCACGCCGCCGTccgtcgtgctcgccgccggcgccgccatgaaCCTCGCCGGCTACCTCATGATCTACCTCGCCGTGTCGGGGCGCACGCCGCGGCCCCCCGTGTGGCTCATGTGCCTCTACATCGCCGTCGGCGCCAACTCCCAGTCGTTCGCCAACACCGGCGCGCTCGTCACCGCCGTCAAGAACTTCCCGGAGGACCGCGGCGTCGTGCTGGGGCTGCTCAAGGGCTTCGTCGGCCTCAGCGGCGCCATCTTCACGCAGCTCTACCGCGCCATCtacggcgccgacgacgacggcgcgtcgCTCGTGCTGCTCATGGCGTGGCTCCCCGCCGCCATCTCGCTGCTCTTCATCCCCACCATCCGCATCATgccgcgcgacgccgccgccgcgggcgcggacgcgcggaggcggcgggagcgcaaGGCGTTCTTCTACTTCCTCTACGCCTCCATCGTCCTCGCCGTCTACCTCCTCGTCATGAACGTCGTCGAGCTCGAGGTGGTCGGCTTCCCCAAGCCGGCGTACTACGTCACCGccaccgtcctcctcctcctcatcttcttccccctcgtcatcgtcgtcaagCAAGAACTCAACACCTACCtccagcctccgccgccgccgacgacgacgagctccacCGTCGACGAGAAGAaggagcacgacggcggcggcggcgaggacgacaaGCCGGTGGCGTGCATGCAGGACGTGTTcaggccgccggcgaggggggAGGACTACACGATACTGCAGGCGCTGTTCAGCGTGGACATGGCGGTGCTGTTCGTGGCCACCATCTGCGGCATCGGCGGCACGCTGACGGCGATCGACAACATGGGGCAGATCGGGCAGTCGCTGGGCTACCCGCAGCGGAGCATCTCCACCTTCGTCTCCCTCGTCAGCATCTGGAACTacgccggccgcgtcgccgccgggttCGGCTCGGAGTACGTGCTCGCCGCGTACAAGCTGCCGCGGCCGCTGGCGCTCACGGCGGtgctcctcctcgccaccgccggccacctcctcatCGCGCTCGGCGTCGGCAACGGCCTCTACGCGGCGTCGGTGATCCTCGGCTTCTGCTTCGGCGCGCAGTGGCCGCTGCTGTTCGCCATCATCTCCGAGGTGTTCGGCCTCAAGTACTACTCCACGCTCTACAACTTCGGCGCCGTGGCGAGCCCCGTCGGCTCCTACATCCTCAACGTCCGCGTCACCGGCCACCTCTACGACCGGGAGGCGGAGCGCcagctggccgccgccggcggcggcgccgcggcgaggaggggaagCAGGGACCTGACGTGCGCCGGGGTGAGGTGCTTCAGGGTGTCGTTCCTCATCATCGCCGCCGTGACGCTGCTCGGCGCCGCCGTGTCGCTGCTGCTGGCGTGGCGGACGAGGAAGTTCTACCGCGGCGACCTGTACGGCAAGTTCAGGGAGGTCGCcatggcgggaggggaggaaggaggagcacGGCAGGTCAAGGTCGACGACGAGGCCAGCGggagtagcggcggcggcggcaatggcaccACCAAGGTTTGA